A genomic region of Chitinimonas arctica contains the following coding sequences:
- a CDS encoding PD40 domain-containing protein — protein sequence MLQAERPTRLATLADLKVHSPKLIRPWIILNMRTNLTLAVLLLSLCGQVQAAPLTLELMQLGPSDPTTQSYNLQEQRDLRVFARSAADFKQSKIFWQQKINGQWQAPQRLPFSNERWRDSDPHLSNNGKTLVFISDRPVDGEQALGQLDLYESTLSEGKWSAPQRLSESLQSKSYELGPERYGNQLYFGSYRKGGPGKVSIYRSERLADGGHSAPVALPAPVNVGPSNSDFTLSPDGRFALWWSDRDAGKNGSDADIFLAERVGADFGPAIRLPAPINGPGFEFTPSVSSDGQWLIFASTRSGAHAAGLSQLYRVSWPALLKELGPRIEAHSQLQLDQRLSALWQAIGHKDGAASNVELLGSLLHPQARIWGQSLRTASLDIKAWSGSEFLDLLKEPKPEALYECEVHRELRRYGAHAEVYSVVESRRRADQTLADSTGVNSSQWQLGPQGWQLLSLHYAMELPGQSPPPRTRRSGDCIG from the coding sequence TTGCTGCAGGCTGAACGCCCTACCCGCTTGGCGACGCTGGCTGATCTCAAAGTCCATTCTCCAAAATTAATACGACCTTGGATAATTCTGAACATGCGTACAAATTTGACTTTGGCAGTACTACTGCTGAGCCTGTGTGGCCAAGTGCAAGCTGCACCATTGACTCTCGAATTAATGCAGTTGGGACCGAGCGATCCAACAACCCAAAGCTATAACCTGCAGGAACAGCGTGACCTACGCGTCTTCGCCCGTTCCGCAGCCGACTTCAAACAATCGAAGATCTTTTGGCAGCAAAAGATCAACGGGCAATGGCAAGCTCCCCAGCGCTTGCCCTTTAGCAATGAACGCTGGCGTGACTCCGACCCGCATCTGAGCAACAACGGTAAAACACTCGTTTTCATTTCCGACCGACCTGTGGACGGGGAACAAGCGCTGGGGCAGCTGGACCTGTACGAATCGACCTTGTCCGAGGGTAAATGGAGCGCACCGCAGCGCCTGAGCGAGTCGCTGCAAAGCAAGTCCTATGAACTGGGACCGGAGCGTTATGGAAATCAGCTCTACTTCGGTTCATACCGCAAAGGTGGACCCGGAAAGGTGTCGATTTACCGTAGCGAGCGCCTTGCCGATGGCGGGCACAGCGCACCCGTTGCGCTGCCGGCGCCCGTGAATGTCGGACCGTCCAACAGTGACTTCACGCTTTCGCCCGATGGCCGCTTTGCGCTGTGGTGGAGCGATCGCGATGCAGGCAAGAACGGTAGCGATGCGGACATTTTCCTGGCCGAACGGGTCGGCGCCGATTTTGGGCCGGCGATTCGCCTGCCCGCGCCGATCAACGGCCCGGGTTTCGAGTTCACCCCTTCGGTCAGCAGCGATGGGCAATGGCTGATTTTCGCTTCTACCCGTTCCGGCGCGCATGCTGCCGGTTTATCGCAGCTCTACCGTGTCAGTTGGCCAGCCCTGCTCAAGGAACTCGGCCCACGAATCGAGGCACACAGCCAGTTGCAACTGGACCAGAGGCTTAGCGCGCTGTGGCAGGCGATTGGCCATAAGGACGGTGCCGCGTCCAATGTGGAGTTGTTGGGCTCACTGCTGCACCCTCAGGCACGTATCTGGGGCCAAAGCCTGCGTACCGCGAGCCTGGATATCAAGGCTTGGTCGGGCAGCGAATTTCTGGACTTGCTAAAAGAGCCGAAACCCGAAGCGCTGTATGAGTGTGAGGTCCACCGTGAATTGCGGCGCTATGGCGCCCATGCCGAAGTTTATAGCGTGGTCGAAAGCCGGCGTCGTGCCGATCAAACCCTGGCCGATAGTACTGGCGTCAATAGCAGTCAGTGGCAATTGGGACCGCAAGGCTGGCAGCTGCTGTCCTTGCACTATGCGATGGAGCTGCCGGGGCAATCGCCACCCCCACGGACTCGACGCAGTGGGGACTGTATAGGCTAA
- a CDS encoding DUF6916 family protein: protein MNVPSQAQLNDTLGQTYRLVLPWGESMPVELVRVSSGVPMNTRYCCYAAEFALPAGTQLGQAVYTLAPPAPGGDALSWPLLLTPIGPAEDGPVLMEAVFHYPVPQVQAESAGA from the coding sequence ATGAATGTACCTAGCCAAGCTCAACTCAACGATACCCTGGGTCAAACCTATCGGCTGGTCTTGCCGTGGGGCGAGAGCATGCCGGTCGAGCTGGTGAGGGTAAGCAGCGGTGTGCCGATGAATACCCGTTATTGCTGCTACGCCGCCGAGTTCGCCTTACCGGCCGGGACGCAACTGGGACAAGCCGTCTATACCCTGGCGCCGCCCGCGCCAGGCGGGGACGCATTGTCCTGGCCGCTGCTACTCACACCAATAGGCCCGGCCGAGGATGGACCGGTGCTGATGGAAGCCGTTTTCCATTACCCGGTCCCACAGGTGCAGGCCGAATCGGCCGGCGCCTGA
- a CDS encoding VOC family protein, translated as MKIEHIALWVANLERMKDFYVQHFGGSASEPYCNRRTGFRSYFLSFTDGARLELMQKPGIAANANSDQQQTLGFVHLAFATGSALQVEKLTERLQAAGMRLLSAPRLTGDAYYESVLLDPEGNRIEITI; from the coding sequence ATGAAGATCGAGCACATCGCCCTATGGGTGGCCAATCTGGAGCGAATGAAGGATTTCTACGTACAGCATTTCGGCGGCAGCGCGAGCGAGCCGTATTGCAATCGCCGGACCGGGTTTCGCTCCTACTTCCTCAGCTTCACCGACGGCGCCAGGCTGGAACTGATGCAAAAGCCGGGGATCGCCGCCAACGCCAATAGCGACCAGCAGCAGACCCTGGGATTCGTCCATCTGGCGTTCGCCACCGGATCGGCCCTGCAAGTGGAAAAGCTGACCGAGCGGCTGCAAGCCGCCGGCATGCGCCTGCTGTCCGCTCCGCGCCTGACCGGCGATGCCTATTACGAAAGCGTGTTGCTCGATCCGGAAGGCAACCGGATCGAAATCACCATCTGA
- a CDS encoding AAA family ATPase: MKRFRAGLVVGKFAPLHRGHEWLIDRAQAQCDQLYLLSYSKPELPGCEPARRQRWLVERFPAAISLVVTEALVEQWRVEGRAIGSLPSNTAPAEEHRQFVARLCLSIWAVSVEAVFTSEDYGDGFAAHLSREFGSLVTHVELDRARANIPISATRIRGDVHGHRDYLAASVYADFVSRICLLGGESSGKSTLAIALAKALHCRYVPEYGRERWEAQGGELGYGDLLAIACEQVRREDALAGQTNTYLVCDTSPLTTLFYCQHLFGRAEPALREMADRTYQQVLLCAPDFPFVQDGTRQGADFRDLQHSWYGRALEQRAQPYHLLTGSVASRVEQVLELLGIR, encoded by the coding sequence GTGAAGCGCTTTCGGGCCGGACTAGTGGTAGGTAAGTTCGCACCACTGCATCGGGGGCACGAGTGGCTGATCGATAGGGCGCAGGCTCAGTGCGATCAGCTCTACCTGCTCAGTTATTCCAAGCCGGAGCTGCCGGGCTGCGAGCCGGCGCGGCGGCAACGCTGGCTGGTCGAACGATTTCCTGCCGCGATCAGCCTGGTGGTGACCGAAGCGCTGGTGGAGCAGTGGCGGGTGGAGGGGCGGGCGATAGGATCATTGCCGTCCAATACCGCGCCCGCCGAGGAGCATCGCCAATTCGTCGCCCGGCTCTGCCTATCGATATGGGCCGTGAGCGTGGAGGCCGTGTTTACCAGCGAGGATTATGGCGACGGATTTGCCGCGCATCTGAGTAGGGAATTCGGCAGCCTGGTGACGCATGTCGAGCTTGACCGGGCGCGCGCGAATATTCCGATTTCGGCGACCCGTATCCGCGGCGACGTCCATGGTCACCGCGATTACCTGGCGGCTTCTGTCTATGCCGATTTCGTATCGCGAATTTGCCTGCTAGGTGGCGAATCCAGCGGGAAGAGCACGCTGGCGATTGCCTTGGCGAAGGCTTTGCACTGTCGCTACGTGCCGGAATATGGGCGCGAGCGCTGGGAGGCGCAAGGTGGCGAGCTCGGCTATGGCGATCTCCTGGCGATTGCCTGCGAGCAAGTTCGGCGGGAAGACGCCCTGGCCGGACAGACCAATACGTATCTGGTATGCGATACCTCGCCGTTGACGACGCTCTTCTATTGCCAGCATTTATTCGGTCGGGCTGAGCCGGCATTGCGGGAAATGGCCGACCGGACTTATCAACAGGTATTGTTGTGCGCGCCCGATTTTCCCTTCGTCCAGGATGGTACCCGCCAAGGCGCGGACTTCCGCGACCTGCAGCACAGCTGGTATGGACGGGCGCTTGAACAGCGTGCCCAGCCCTACCATTTGCTGACCGGTAGCGTGGCTTCGCGGGTGGAGCAGGTACTGGAACTGCTCGGTATTCGATGA
- a CDS encoding DeoR/GlpR family DNA-binding transcription regulator: protein MFAEERHQRILDALTRHGRVEVAALARDLGVSEDTVRRDLKALTEKGFLQKTHGGAVLLATAQIRFPARTAIRPAAKAGLGAAAAALVEAHQTIFIDAGTTTLELARALEVTPLCVVTNSLDVATVLADRPGIDLVLSGGLWCAPERYFAGPTAVALIASHRADMAFLGACAVHAKLGVTATHASDAQVKAAMIAHSASAVLVTDDSKFGQIAPYSVAALSDFDRLITDSAPDWLLDERPYVQLVPA from the coding sequence ATGTTTGCCGAGGAACGACACCAACGAATTCTTGATGCGCTGACCCGCCATGGCCGGGTCGAGGTCGCCGCCTTGGCGCGCGATCTGGGGGTGTCGGAAGATACCGTGCGGCGCGATTTGAAGGCGCTGACGGAGAAGGGTTTTCTACAGAAGACGCATGGTGGCGCCGTGCTGCTGGCGACGGCACAGATCCGTTTTCCCGCCCGCACCGCGATCAGGCCGGCCGCCAAGGCGGGCCTTGGCGCGGCGGCGGCGGCCTTGGTGGAAGCTCACCAAACCATCTTTATCGATGCGGGCACCACCACCCTGGAATTGGCCCGCGCCCTGGAAGTGACACCGCTATGCGTGGTGACCAATTCGCTCGATGTCGCCACGGTGCTGGCGGATCGGCCTGGCATCGATCTGGTGCTCAGCGGCGGGCTTTGGTGCGCGCCGGAGCGTTATTTCGCCGGACCCACCGCCGTGGCCTTGATCGCCAGCCATCGCGCCGATATGGCTTTCCTGGGTGCCTGCGCGGTACATGCCAAGCTGGGCGTCACGGCGACGCATGCCAGCGATGCCCAGGTCAAGGCGGCCATGATCGCGCATTCGGCCAGTGCCGTCCTGGTGACCGACGACAGCAAGTTTGGCCAGATCGCGCCCTATTCGGTTGCGGCGCTAAGCGATTTCGACCGGCTGATTACCGACAGCGCGCCTGACTGGCTGCTCGATGAGCGCCCCTATGTGCAACTGGTACCTGCCTAG
- a CDS encoding Fic family protein: MIDQYDLQVMQPLRLTSQIGATRQTRATDGFAQETYPASYEPEESFSGHMTFALKYEGVYPEVLARLFARVPEAEISAWVMSERSGQYARRAGFLWEWFSGRELEGVPPVPSGNYVDAIDSKRQIAATTKVNNGRWRVRDNMPGTRDFCPLIFRTDRTLALERFNCAEELHALNVEYGADVLLRSAVWLTIKESRSSFQIEHEEKKTDDIKRFAAAMERRCGEDGGFLTNEKLTSLQHEVIGKKTTLKHFGVRQSPVFVGSVFHYENVVHYVAPHCDAVPAMLGGLSSFLARTAGLSSLVRAAAAAFGFVYIHPLADGNGRVHRFLINDVLRRDNAIPAPYILPISATIMHSPADRAKYDEVLDVFSKPFMRLYGSSCGTGKVQTYPDGIESDFVFHAYGDAGPAWRYPDFTSHVEYIGDVIERTIKQEMTNEARMLQSWGRARVAVKEVLDGPNSDIDRIIRSLQENKWLASNALKKQFPMLLDKDLVQDVIEAVKGVFTDEQDGKPLV; this comes from the coding sequence TTGATCGATCAATATGACTTGCAAGTCATGCAACCGCTGCGCCTCACCAGTCAGATAGGCGCCACCCGCCAAACCCGTGCTACAGACGGCTTCGCACAGGAAACCTACCCTGCGTCCTACGAACCGGAAGAGTCCTTTTCCGGGCACATGACCTTCGCCCTGAAATACGAGGGCGTTTACCCCGAAGTGCTGGCCAGATTGTTTGCCCGCGTTCCAGAGGCCGAAATATCAGCTTGGGTCATGTCTGAGCGTTCCGGCCAGTATGCCCGGCGAGCAGGTTTCTTGTGGGAATGGTTTTCCGGCCGGGAGCTTGAGGGCGTGCCTCCCGTGCCAAGCGGCAATTATGTTGATGCCATTGATAGTAAGCGCCAAATCGCCGCTACCACCAAGGTGAATAATGGTCGCTGGCGAGTCCGTGACAATATGCCTGGCACAAGGGACTTTTGCCCCTTGATATTCAGAACGGATCGCACCCTGGCTTTGGAGAGGTTTAATTGCGCAGAAGAGCTGCATGCCTTGAATGTCGAATACGGCGCCGATGTCTTGCTTCGCAGCGCAGTCTGGCTCACGATCAAAGAAAGCCGGTCCAGTTTCCAGATCGAACATGAGGAAAAGAAAACCGACGACATCAAACGCTTTGCAGCTGCGATGGAGCGACGTTGCGGCGAGGATGGCGGTTTTCTCACGAATGAGAAATTGACCTCGCTACAGCATGAGGTTATCGGCAAGAAAACCACGCTCAAACATTTCGGAGTAAGGCAGTCACCGGTTTTTGTAGGAAGCGTTTTTCACTACGAAAATGTCGTTCACTACGTTGCCCCGCACTGTGACGCTGTACCGGCTATGTTGGGCGGGCTCTCATCGTTCCTGGCCCGCACGGCAGGTTTGTCTTCGCTTGTTCGAGCGGCCGCTGCAGCTTTCGGTTTTGTTTATATTCATCCATTGGCCGATGGCAATGGCCGGGTACACCGCTTCCTGATCAATGATGTATTGCGGAGGGATAACGCCATACCGGCGCCCTATATCCTGCCTATCTCCGCAACCATCATGCATAGCCCGGCTGATCGCGCGAAATACGATGAAGTCCTGGATGTATTTTCGAAACCCTTCATGCGACTTTACGGTAGTTCATGCGGTACTGGAAAAGTGCAAACTTACCCTGATGGGATCGAATCCGATTTCGTGTTCCATGCCTACGGCGATGCCGGACCGGCGTGGCGCTATCCCGATTTCACCTCCCATGTCGAATACATAGGCGATGTCATCGAGCGGACTATTAAACAGGAAATGACCAACGAAGCTCGCATGCTGCAGAGCTGGGGTCGCGCTCGAGTTGCTGTGAAAGAGGTTCTGGACGGACCCAACTCCGATATCGATCGGATTATCCGCTCTCTGCAAGAAAATAAATGGCTCGCTTCCAATGCATTGAAGAAGCAGTTCCCCATGCTTCTAGATAAGGACCTGGTGCAAGACGTTATCGAAGCGGTCAAAGGCGTTTTTACCGACGAACAGGACGGAAAGCCGTTGGTTTAA
- a CDS encoding RtcB family protein, whose amino-acid sequence MSKHNTVAVANGAPIKMWTEGVPVEDEARQQLMNTARMPFIYKHLAVMPDVHLGKGSTIGTVIPTLGAIIPAAVGVDIGCGMMAARTSLTAADLPDNLAGLRSAIEAAVPHGRTMGKRDKGSWDTPPKTVDAMWGELADGFKRITEKHPRIKNTNNHKHLGTLGTGNHFIEVCLDEESRVWFMLHSGSRGVGNAIGNLFIELAQADMRQHIADLPHRDLAYFQEGSQHFDDYVEAVGWAQDFARRNRAVMMQNVTAAARTVIAKPFVADVEAVNCHHNYVQKETHFGREVLVTRKGAVSAQKGQLGIIPGSMGAKSFIVRGLGNEEAFCSCSHGAGRSMSRTKAKKLFTVADQIEATKHVECRKDEDVIDEIPMAYKDIDAVMTAQSELVEIVHTLRQVVCVKG is encoded by the coding sequence ATGAGCAAGCACAACACTGTCGCCGTAGCGAACGGCGCCCCGATCAAGATGTGGACCGAAGGCGTACCGGTCGAGGATGAAGCGCGCCAGCAATTGATGAATACGGCCAGGATGCCTTTTATCTACAAGCACCTGGCGGTGATGCCCGATGTGCATCTCGGTAAGGGATCGACCATCGGGACCGTGATCCCCACCCTGGGTGCGATTATCCCTGCGGCGGTTGGTGTGGATATCGGCTGCGGGATGATGGCCGCCCGTACCAGCCTGACCGCTGCCGACCTACCCGATAATCTGGCGGGTTTGCGATCCGCCATCGAAGCGGCGGTACCGCACGGCCGCACCATGGGAAAGCGCGACAAGGGTTCCTGGGATACTCCGCCGAAGACCGTGGATGCCATGTGGGGCGAGCTGGCCGACGGTTTCAAGCGCATCACCGAGAAGCACCCGCGTATCAAGAACACCAACAATCATAAGCATCTGGGTACTTTGGGAACCGGTAACCACTTTATCGAGGTTTGCCTGGATGAGGAAAGCCGAGTCTGGTTCATGCTGCATTCCGGATCGCGTGGCGTGGGTAATGCGATCGGGAACCTGTTTATCGAACTGGCGCAGGCGGATATGCGCCAGCATATCGCCGATTTGCCGCATCGCGATCTGGCCTACTTTCAAGAGGGTAGCCAGCACTTCGATGACTATGTCGAAGCCGTTGGATGGGCGCAGGATTTTGCCCGTCGCAACCGCGCGGTGATGATGCAGAACGTGACTGCGGCAGCCCGTACCGTAATTGCCAAGCCCTTTGTCGCCGATGTCGAAGCGGTGAATTGCCATCACAACTACGTGCAGAAGGAAACGCACTTCGGTCGAGAAGTATTGGTAACCCGCAAAGGAGCGGTATCGGCGCAAAAGGGTCAGCTAGGTATCATTCCCGGTTCCATGGGTGCCAAAAGCTTTATTGTTCGCGGATTGGGGAACGAGGAAGCGTTCTGTTCCTGTAGCCATGGAGCCGGGCGAAGCATGAGCCGCACCAAGGCGAAGAAGCTATTCACGGTGGCGGATCAGATCGAGGCCACCAAGCATGTCGAATGCCGTAAGGATGAAGACGTGATCGACGAGATTCCGATGGCTTACAAGGATATCGATGCGGTGATGACGGCCCAGTCCGAGCTGGTGGAAATCGTGCATACCCTACGCCAGGTGGTGTGCGTGAAAGGCTGA
- the pnuC gene encoding nicotinamide riboside transporter PnuC codes for MMISPSELAADITYGLSVWLAARNSVHTWWTGIVGCALFAWVFFHTQLYADVTLQGFYIVTSLMGWWHWLHGKNGGQLPVRRTDRWTCVLATVAALLVAAGYGALLHRFTNAYAPFVDSLVLTFSVLGQLLLMGRRVENWYVWLVVDAIAVPLYISRELYLTAGLYAIFWFNAWYGLFSWRRELAR; via the coding sequence ATGATGATCTCCCCCTCCGAACTTGCCGCAGATATCACCTATGGGCTTTCTGTCTGGTTGGCGGCCCGGAACAGCGTCCATACCTGGTGGACCGGGATAGTGGGATGCGCACTGTTCGCCTGGGTGTTTTTCCACACCCAGCTGTATGCCGACGTTACCCTGCAGGGCTTCTATATCGTTACCAGCCTGATGGGATGGTGGCATTGGCTGCACGGCAAAAACGGCGGTCAACTGCCGGTGCGTCGTACCGACCGATGGACCTGCGTGCTGGCCACGGTGGCCGCCTTGCTGGTGGCGGCGGGCTATGGTGCCCTGCTCCATCGCTTTACCAATGCCTATGCACCGTTTGTCGATTCGCTGGTGCTGACCTTCAGTGTGCTGGGTCAATTGCTGCTGATGGGACGGCGAGTGGAGAACTGGTATGTCTGGCTGGTGGTGGATGCCATCGCGGTACCGCTATATATCTCGCGCGAGCTTTATCTCACCGCGGGCCTGTACGCGATCTTTTGGTTCAATGCCTGGTACGGCTTGTTCAGCTGGCGTCGCGAGTTGGCACGGTGA
- a CDS encoding NUDIX hydrolase codes for MNPTLIVTVDIVLFTLSGMRLKTVLTRRERDPFAKRLALPGGYIHADDDHDALAAAERVLRSKTGLVSPYLEQLYTFTGGVRDPRGWSASIAHYALVHESVLISDAEHRFELVEVDALPELPFDHAAIVAHAVKRLRDKSAYSSLPCHLLPPLFTLTELQQTYEQILGTPLDKSVFRRKLPELDFVEAVPDAIRQGKHRPAQLYRLRPDRRLALFDKAV; via the coding sequence GTGAACCCAACCTTGATCGTTACCGTGGATATCGTGCTGTTCACGTTGAGCGGGATGCGGCTGAAAACGGTATTGACCCGGCGTGAGCGTGATCCCTTTGCGAAACGGCTGGCACTGCCCGGCGGCTATATCCATGCCGATGACGACCATGACGCATTGGCGGCGGCCGAGCGCGTGCTGCGTAGCAAGACCGGCCTGGTGTCGCCGTATCTGGAGCAACTCTATACCTTTACCGGCGGAGTACGCGATCCGCGGGGCTGGTCTGCCAGCATCGCCCATTACGCGCTGGTGCACGAAAGCGTGCTGATTTCCGACGCCGAGCACCGCTTTGAACTGGTGGAGGTCGATGCCCTGCCCGAGCTTCCCTTCGATCATGCCGCTATCGTCGCCCACGCGGTCAAGCGCCTACGGGACAAGTCCGCCTATTCTTCACTGCCCTGCCACTTGTTGCCTCCCCTGTTTACGCTCACCGAACTGCAGCAGACTTACGAACAAATCCTGGGCACGCCCTTGGACAAGAGCGTATTCAGGCGCAAATTGCCCGAGCTGGATTTTGTCGAAGCGGTGCCCGATGCCATTCGGCAGGGTAAACACCGTCCGGCACAACTCTATCGCTTGCGGCCGGATCGGCGTCTGGCGCTATTTGATAAGGCGGTATAA
- a CDS encoding GNAT family N-acetyltransferase, whose translation MSSGSEQFRFGKMPLPGIDTALNVLASRVGQDGASALAHLYARPIRDEDLDFLFDLYASTRAEEMAATGWTPVEQQGFLHQQFQFQHRYYQEHYHDAQFLLLLRRGTPIGRLYWWHTASRATLIDISLMPAVRGQGLGSAVLELLTRQVDKQAQPISLHVEPENPAHRLYRRFGFEVVADNRVYLKMERAARALDDRANRPVPPTQGNDHHECT comes from the coding sequence GTGTCCAGCGGCAGCGAACAATTCCGTTTTGGCAAAATGCCCTTGCCTGGCATCGATACGGCGCTGAACGTTTTGGCCAGCCGTGTTGGCCAGGATGGCGCGTCCGCGCTGGCGCATCTTTATGCTCGTCCCATTCGGGATGAAGACCTCGACTTCCTATTCGACCTTTATGCCTCGACGCGCGCGGAGGAGATGGCGGCTACCGGTTGGACGCCGGTCGAACAGCAGGGTTTTCTGCACCAACAGTTCCAATTCCAGCACCGCTATTACCAAGAGCACTACCACGATGCCCAGTTCCTGCTGCTGTTGCGCCGGGGTACGCCCATCGGCCGCCTGTACTGGTGGCACACCGCGAGCCGCGCTACGTTGATCGATATCAGCCTGATGCCGGCCGTGCGCGGCCAGGGCCTTGGCAGTGCGGTGCTGGAGCTGTTGACTCGCCAGGTGGATAAGCAAGCACAGCCGATATCGCTGCACGTGGAACCGGAAAATCCGGCACATCGGCTATATCGCCGCTTCGGCTTCGAGGTGGTCGCCGACAACCGTGTCTATTTGAAGATGGAACGGGCCGCGCGCGCCCTTGATGACCGGGCGAACCGCCCCGTGCCGCCTACCCAGGGAAACGATCACCATGAATGTACCTAG
- a CDS encoding DUF2214 family protein yields MFTSALFAFLHFVAVFGIVGTIFFEWQTMSRTPTVAAAKRLQLCDRWYGASATMLLIVGFLRVFYFEKGSTFYMSNPLFHAKLGLFVLVGLLSIYPTVRFIKWGPQTRQGLAPVVSESEYQRIMTLLRLEVVLLLAAALCASLMARGIGL; encoded by the coding sequence ATGTTCACCAGCGCACTGTTTGCCTTTCTCCACTTCGTGGCCGTCTTCGGCATCGTCGGCACGATCTTCTTCGAGTGGCAAACGATGAGCCGCACCCCCACCGTTGCCGCAGCGAAGCGCCTACAGCTATGCGATAGATGGTACGGGGCCTCTGCCACCATGCTGCTGATCGTGGGCTTCCTGCGCGTCTTCTACTTCGAGAAGGGATCGACCTTCTATATGAGCAATCCGCTCTTTCACGCAAAACTCGGCCTCTTTGTGCTTGTAGGCCTGCTTTCCATCTACCCGACGGTCCGCTTTATCAAATGGGGCCCGCAAACCAGGCAAGGGCTCGCACCCGTTGTCTCCGAATCGGAATACCAGCGCATCATGACCTTGCTGCGCTTGGAGGTGGTTTTACTGCTGGCTGCCGCACTGTGTGCCAGCTTGATGGCGCGCGGCATCGGGCTTTAA
- a CDS encoding phage tail protein codes for MSEPFLGEIKMVGFNFSPRGYAYCSAQILPIAQNTALFSLLGTTFGGNGQTTFGLPDLRGRSPVGANGSAGPGLQQVDLGEVGGTESTVLTLNNMPAHTHAAAANVAIPAIAASTNVAAAPSNITCLGPVSGGGRPGTLYSTDAPTTTLAPFNCNVTVGIAGGGQPFGIASPYLGINFIIALEGIFPSRN; via the coding sequence ATGAGCGAACCGTTTCTCGGCGAAATCAAGATGGTCGGTTTCAATTTCTCACCTCGGGGCTATGCCTATTGTTCCGCGCAGATCTTGCCGATTGCGCAGAACACGGCTTTGTTCTCCCTGTTGGGTACTACCTTCGGCGGCAATGGCCAGACCACCTTCGGTCTACCGGATCTTCGCGGCCGATCACCGGTTGGGGCGAATGGCTCGGCCGGGCCAGGCTTGCAACAGGTCGATCTGGGGGAGGTGGGCGGAACCGAAAGCACCGTGCTGACCTTGAACAATATGCCGGCGCATACCCACGCGGCGGCGGCCAATGTCGCGATTCCGGCTATCGCCGCCAGCACCAATGTGGCTGCCGCGCCGAGCAATATCACTTGCCTGGGACCGGTAAGCGGGGGCGGGCGGCCAGGGACCTTGTATAGCACCGATGCGCCGACGACCACGCTCGCACCGTTCAATTGCAATGTAACCGTCGGTATCGCGGGCGGCGGCCAGCCATTCGGGATTGCCAGCCCTTATCTCGGTATCAATTTCATTATTGCGCTGGAGGGGATCTTCCCATCCCGTAACTAA
- a CDS encoding helix-turn-helix transcriptional regulator, protein MTITYPLHAIDQFKPIIVAARKQLGLTQVDVAARLGVTQQTYARMENNLAGLSFGRVLALCQIVGLEIRFNESHMSDKVSKRLKSLALPTPRVTKKSSMTGMATPSIMASPNQTSGKQPENTAPKPTSSSLGKRLGRKVIPEW, encoded by the coding sequence ATGACCATCACCTACCCACTACACGCCATCGACCAGTTCAAGCCCATCATTGTGGCCGCACGTAAGCAGCTGGGCCTGACGCAAGTAGACGTTGCAGCGCGTCTTGGGGTAACCCAACAAACCTATGCGCGCATGGAAAACAACCTGGCCGGGCTCAGTTTTGGGCGCGTGCTAGCGCTTTGCCAGATCGTGGGTCTCGAGATTCGTTTTAACGAGTCACATATGTCGGATAAGGTCTCGAAGCGGCTAAAGTCGTTGGCGCTACCAACGCCGCGAGTGACCAAAAAGTCGAGTATGACCGGCATGGCAACCCCATCAATTATGGCTTCGCCAAATCAGACGTCTGGAAAGCAGCCTGAAAATACGGCACCGAAGCCAACTTCCAGCTCGTTGGGTAAACGTCTTGGCAGAAAGGTCATCCCCGAATGGTAA